The Cetobacterium sp. ZOR0034 DNA segment AATAAGTTTTCTTAAATCTTTTGGTATTCTTTTTCTTGTTTTGAATCCTATATTATATAAAGTATCATTAGGTATGAAATATCCAACAAGTAAAGTTCCTAATGGAATTAATATTCCCTGGTTAGTTATTAAAAATTCTTTCATCTATAGCCTCCTTTAATCTTTTGAAAATTTTTATTCATAAATGCAGTATCTACATCTATTTTTATAAGAACAATCTATACATTCGTTTTCTATTTCTTGTTTAAATCTAATGTAATATCCTGCTAAAAAACTCATAAATAACCCTATTATATAAACAATCATTTTTCATCCTGCCTTTTTAGTATTGTAAGTCTACAATATCTTTTTTTTCTTTGTATAAAAGTTGATGTTCAATAGAAGATGTCCACCAGTTTACAGGATATTTAGATTCTATAAAATCAATATATCCTTGCTCCATTTGTCTAATGATAATATCAATCGGAACTCTTCCTACTCCTTCACCAAAAAGAGGAACATTTATTTCTTTAATATTATTTTTTATACACTCTGCCATAATTCCTTTAAAAGATAAATATACGTTTATATTTTCTGGACCAAGTATTGATGGAACTCTCATAGTAGGGACATAAATCAAAGTGTTACCATCTGCTAATTTAAGCATCAAATTTTCTCCAATGAGAAGCTCTTTTAATGGTCTGTTTTTTATTTGAAATTGTATTTGACTTTGTAGG contains these protein-coding regions:
- a CDS encoding macro domain-containing protein; translation: MKVNIIILDKNKYEIAKTSIKNQNFKVVHGNLLEQKGVLVTAGNSFGFMDGGLDLEFIKKYGWSLQSQIQFQIKNRPLKELLIGENLMLKLADGNTLIYVPTMRVPSILGPENINVYLSFKGIMAECIKNNIKEINVPLFGEGVGRVPIDIIIRQMEQGYIDFIESKYPVNWWTSSIEHQLLYKEKKDIVDLQY